TTTCTTTACTACTGCCTAACGACAAGCTCACCGGCGGCAATGGAGCGCAGCGGAATTGCCGTCCGAGTGCAGCAACTGGTTCGGCATCTGATTGTCAATCCTCAATTATTCTTTCAAGAATATCTTCTTTCCACCAAGGCCCGTCTTTAATTCTCACTCTTTTCCCCATTCCAATCTGTTGAGCCAGCCTGCCCAGTTCATCAGCATCTTTTGCTCTCCATCCGTTCATCTGAGCCCATGAGCTGATTTCATTTGCCGGCAAAGTTACGCCTGATAAATGGAGTCGCTTGAACATCTCTTTCGCGGCATTCATGTCGTTGGGGTGCGTC
This genomic interval from Spartobacteria bacterium contains the following:
- a CDS encoding DUF1889 family protein, encoding METLLHKALEAITSRTNLSTGLTHPNDMNAAKEMFKRLHLSGVTLPANEISSWAQMNGWRAKDADELGRLAQQIGMGKRVRIKDGPWWKEDILERIIED